In the Thermococcus sp. MAR1 genome, one interval contains:
- a CDS encoding ABC transporter permease — protein sequence MEIAGKLTEFVFGKKPGRGMLIFGIIIVLIVVMMALFAPWIAPYDPTQSSDDVFAPPSWNHLMGTNRLGQDMFSRIVWGSRVVLYVVFIATLLSMAIGIPLGLLSGYHGGKIDRTLSVIMDSIYAFPALILAMVIAVVLGPSPINTAIAISFVYVPTYFRMVRGQTLSFTGQLFVEAAHAIGARDREVMFKYILPNLAPTILVVFTLSVADAILTEAGLSFLGLSVTPPTPDWGYDLRVGQPFLLDGYWWLVFFPGIMIMLLAMAFALIGEALSERLSLGTR from the coding sequence ATGGAGATAGCAGGAAAACTTACCGAGTTCGTCTTTGGAAAGAAGCCCGGCAGGGGTATGCTCATCTTCGGCATAATCATCGTCCTCATTGTGGTCATGATGGCCCTCTTCGCCCCCTGGATAGCACCCTACGACCCAACGCAGAGCAGCGACGACGTTTTTGCCCCGCCAAGCTGGAACCACCTAATGGGCACCAACAGGCTCGGCCAGGACATGTTCTCCAGGATAGTCTGGGGCTCAAGGGTCGTCCTCTACGTCGTATTCATAGCGACGCTGCTCTCGATGGCGATAGGAATTCCCCTCGGACTGCTATCCGGCTACCACGGTGGGAAAATCGACAGAACGCTGAGCGTGATAATGGACAGCATCTACGCGTTCCCGGCTTTGATCCTCGCGATGGTCATCGCGGTGGTTCTGGGCCCGAGTCCAATAAACACGGCCATAGCGATAAGCTTCGTCTACGTGCCGACCTACTTCAGGATGGTTCGCGGGCAGACACTCAGCTTCACCGGCCAGCTCTTCGTTGAAGCAGCTCACGCGATAGGAGCGAGGGACAGGGAGGTCATGTTCAAGTACATCCTGCCCAACCTCGCACCGACGATACTCGTCGTCTTCACCCTGAGTGTAGCAGATGCAATACTGACGGAGGCCGGCCTGAGCTTCCTCGGCCTGTCGGTGACTCCTCCAACCCCGGACTGGGGATACGACCTGCGCGTCGGCCAGCCGTTCCTGCTCGACGGCTACTGGTGGCTGGTCTTCTTCCCGGGAATAATGATAATGCTCCTGGCCATGGCCTTCGCGCTGATAGGAGAAGCCCTCAGCGAGAGGCTCTCCCTTGGAACGAGGTGA
- a CDS encoding ABC transporter ATP-binding protein, whose translation MLLEVKNLSIYYYTLAGVVKGAEKVTFSIGRGEWVTFVGESGSGKSTVAHAVMNLVPSPGKIVSGEVIFEGKDLLKLSKDELRQIRGKDISMIFQDPMTSLDPLRKVGDQMVEVMTVHGIEEDEAKERAKELLEKVNLPRDRLDYYPHQLSGGQRQRISIAMAMAFNPKLLIADEPTTALDVIVQDSIMDLIDALKAEGTSIYFVTHDISLAAERSDKIAVMYAGKLVEFGTVEQIVENPLHPYTKALIEAVPDLWKESEVRAIPGYPPDLRNPPSGCRFHPRCPVFRERSALKGLCDSREPEMIEYEKGHFVACHLYGGAGE comes from the coding sequence ATGTTACTTGAAGTCAAAAACCTTAGCATCTACTACTACACCCTCGCCGGGGTCGTCAAAGGGGCCGAAAAAGTTACGTTCAGCATAGGCAGGGGAGAGTGGGTCACCTTCGTCGGGGAGAGCGGAAGCGGAAAATCTACCGTCGCCCACGCGGTAATGAACCTGGTTCCTTCCCCGGGGAAGATAGTCTCGGGAGAGGTCATCTTCGAGGGAAAGGACCTCCTCAAGCTCAGCAAGGACGAGCTCAGGCAGATCCGCGGAAAGGACATCAGCATGATATTCCAGGACCCGATGACCAGCCTCGACCCCCTCAGGAAAGTCGGCGACCAGATGGTCGAGGTCATGACCGTCCACGGTATCGAGGAGGATGAAGCTAAAGAGAGGGCGAAGGAGCTCCTCGAGAAGGTCAACCTTCCGCGGGACAGGCTCGACTACTATCCACATCAGCTTTCAGGAGGGCAGAGGCAGAGGATAAGCATAGCGATGGCGATGGCCTTCAACCCGAAGCTGCTCATCGCGGACGAGCCGACTACTGCCCTAGACGTTATCGTGCAGGACTCCATAATGGACCTCATAGATGCCCTCAAGGCCGAGGGAACGAGCATCTACTTCGTTACCCACGATATATCTCTTGCAGCCGAGAGGAGCGACAAGATAGCCGTCATGTACGCGGGGAAGCTCGTTGAGTTCGGAACCGTTGAACAGATAGTCGAGAACCCGCTCCATCCGTACACAAAGGCGCTCATCGAGGCGGTTCCAGATCTCTGGAAGGAGAGCGAGGTCAGGGCGATTCCTGGCTATCCGCCCGACCTGAGGAACCCGCCGTCGGGGTGCAGGTTCCACCCGAGGTGTCCGGTTTTCAGGGAGCGTTCTGCTCTTAAGGGCCTCTGCGACTCCAGGGAGCCCGAAATGATAGAGTACGAGAAGGGTCACTTCGTGGCCTGCCATCTCTACGGGGGTGCGGGGGAATGA
- a CDS encoding ABC transporter ATP-binding protein: MSEPLLRVENLKKYFPIKRNILETLRKAPVRYVKAVDGISFEIARGEVLALIGESGCGKTTAGRTVLRLIEPTDGRIIFDGTDITKLSREEMRPFRRRMQIIFQDPYASLSPRMKIGDAIAHPLLVHGIAEKEEARELALKMLKRVGLTPEDEFYDRYPHHLSGGQRQRVVIARAMILKPEFVVADEAVSMIDVSMRASILELLESFREEYNLSQLFITHDIAVGKLIADRIAVMYLGKIVEIGPTDEVLKNPAHPYTMALIQAVPSIARRKKEKKLKITGEVPNAANPPKGCRFHPRCPFASETCRAHEPELVEISHNHFVACHHPLR, from the coding sequence ATGAGCGAGCCACTGCTTCGCGTTGAGAACCTGAAGAAGTACTTCCCAATCAAGAGGAACATCCTGGAGACCCTTAGGAAGGCCCCGGTCCGGTACGTCAAAGCGGTTGACGGTATCAGTTTCGAGATAGCCAGGGGAGAGGTTTTAGCCCTCATCGGCGAGAGCGGTTGCGGTAAAACGACCGCCGGAAGGACAGTTCTGAGGCTTATAGAACCAACCGACGGCAGGATAATCTTCGACGGAACGGATATAACGAAGCTCTCCCGCGAGGAGATGAGACCCTTCAGGCGGAGAATGCAGATAATCTTCCAGGATCCCTACGCCAGCCTGAGCCCCAGGATGAAGATCGGCGATGCGATAGCCCATCCGCTCCTCGTTCATGGGATAGCCGAGAAGGAGGAAGCGAGGGAGCTTGCCCTAAAAATGCTCAAACGCGTTGGTCTAACGCCAGAGGATGAGTTCTACGACCGCTATCCCCACCACCTGAGCGGCGGCCAGAGACAGCGCGTTGTTATAGCCAGGGCAATGATACTCAAACCGGAGTTCGTGGTGGCTGATGAAGCTGTTTCGATGATAGACGTTTCCATGAGGGCATCAATCCTGGAGCTTCTCGAATCGTTCAGGGAGGAGTACAACCTAAGCCAGCTCTTCATAACCCACGACATAGCGGTCGGCAAGCTCATAGCGGACAGGATAGCGGTGATGTACCTTGGAAAAATAGTCGAGATCGGCCCGACCGATGAGGTCCTGAAGAACCCGGCGCACCCCTACACCATGGCCCTCATCCAGGCGGTTCCATCGATAGCGCGCAGGAAGAAGGAGAAGAAGCTCAAGATAACGGGAGAGGTTCCCAACGCCGCCAACCCGCCGAAGGGATGCCGCTTCCATCCCAGGTGTCCATTCGCGAGTGAGACCTGCAGGGCCCACGAGCCGGAGCTGGTGGAGATAAGCCACAACCACTTCGTTGCCTGCCATCACCCGCTCCGCTGA
- a CDS encoding Mut7-C RNAse domain-containing protein, which translates to MRFIADMMLGRLARWLRLYGHDTLYGVEDDDEILRVALAENRVLLTRDSALAKRAEKLGIKSILLNSNSLEGQVEELRRFGVEFRELFPANARCPKCNGPIRPASKGEVKGRVPESVYERYDEFYVCQNCGQIYWPGRQWREMLKIDLKLRKNQRSG; encoded by the coding sequence ATGAGGTTCATAGCCGACATGATGCTTGGAAGACTCGCGAGGTGGCTTAGGCTTTATGGCCACGATACCCTTTATGGGGTGGAAGACGACGATGAGATACTCCGGGTTGCCCTGGCTGAGAACCGGGTTCTCCTGACAAGGGACTCTGCCCTCGCAAAGAGGGCCGAAAAGCTGGGGATTAAGTCAATCCTCCTCAACTCGAATTCCCTTGAGGGGCAGGTTGAGGAACTCAGGCGTTTTGGTGTGGAGTTCAGGGAGCTCTTTCCAGCGAATGCACGCTGTCCCAAATGCAACGGACCGATAAGGCCCGCCTCTAAGGGGGAGGTTAAAGGTAGGGTCCCAGAGAGCGTTTACGAGCGCTATGACGAGTTCTACGTCTGCCAAAACTGCGGTCAGATATACTGGCCGGGGAGGCAGTGGCGGGAAATGCTGAAAATAGACCTGAAATTAAGAAAAAATCAGCGGAGCGGGTGA
- a CDS encoding HEPN domain-containing protein: MHYEEVETLLRRSEDYLELANEAFEREKYDTAVFLVEQALQLYLKAVIIKYSDVRLRTHSIRELLKGVGDALEAEDRIVEFIRQNRGLLRELEDAYTKARYEPRIYYREDAQELMEFALKVWDFVEGLVDAFERRIEE; encoded by the coding sequence ATGCACTACGAGGAAGTTGAGACGCTCTTAAGACGCTCTGAGGACTACCTTGAGCTGGCAAATGAAGCCTTTGAAAGGGAGAAGTACGATACGGCTGTTTTTCTGGTCGAGCAGGCCCTTCAGCTCTACCTCAAGGCGGTGATAATAAAGTACTCCGATGTGAGGCTCAGAACCCACTCGATAAGGGAATTATTGAAGGGAGTTGGCGATGCGCTGGAAGCGGAGGACAGAATTGTCGAGTTCATAAGGCAAAACAGGGGACTCCTACGGGAACTGGAAGATGCCTATACAAAGGCCCGCTACGAGCCGAGAATCTACTACCGCGAAGACGCCCAAGAGTTGATGGAATTCGCACTGAAGGTTTGGGACTTCGTGGAGGGACTTGTTGATGCGTTCGAGAGAAGAATTGAGGAGTAA
- a CDS encoding nucleotidyltransferase domain-containing protein, producing the protein MRSREELRSKLIRRGRKRYLMIRNYRKYLPSIKRACEEVFGECEVYVFGSVLTGRFTAGSDVDLLIKVEKVPESLKERARLEIEIEELANLPDYHPFEFHIVDEKGFRRYVEVLKVSPVKVEELL; encoded by the coding sequence ATGCGTTCGAGAGAAGAATTGAGGAGTAAGCTCATCAGGCGGGGCAGAAAACGCTACCTCATGATAAGGAACTACCGGAAGTATTTGCCCTCCATAAAGCGGGCCTGTGAAGAGGTTTTTGGAGAGTGCGAGGTCTATGTCTTTGGGAGTGTTCTAACCGGAAGGTTTACCGCCGGAAGCGACGTTGACCTGCTGATAAAGGTGGAGAAAGTTCCCGAAAGCCTGAAAGAGCGGGCAAGACTTGAAATCGAAATTGAAGAGCTCGCAAATCTGCCGGATTACCATCCCTTCGAGTTCCACATCGTTGATGAGAAGGGGTTCAGGAGGTACGTCGAGGTTTTAAAGGTCAGCCCAGTCAAAGTCGAGGAACTTTTATAA
- a CDS encoding MBL fold metallo-hydrolase — protein MIVYFIGTGGSEGIPAHLCTCPTCNEARRFGFAQRLPSTLAIITERGKAVLFDVGTDIRDFLNVPLEAIFLTHWHHDHIYGLYKLRWMALETPLYAPEGHADALILNEPKNLQPRTIKPFERVELDTLRITALKLNHQVETLGYLIEEDGKSVAILYDTKGLPKETWEFLREKAPLRLAIVDATYPPGFNDPYHNNVDEAAEIGLKLAERTVLSHISHKNLPFLELTEYVRKRWRNKVLVAYDGMVFYV, from the coding sequence TTGATAGTCTACTTCATCGGCACCGGCGGAAGCGAGGGGATTCCTGCTCATCTATGCACCTGTCCGACATGCAATGAAGCCAGAAGGTTTGGTTTTGCCCAGAGACTGCCTTCAACGCTGGCCATCATAACCGAAAGGGGAAAAGCGGTTCTCTTCGACGTTGGAACCGACATAAGGGACTTCCTGAACGTTCCGCTGGAGGCGATTTTCCTCACCCACTGGCACCACGACCACATCTACGGCCTCTATAAGCTCAGATGGATGGCACTTGAAACCCCGCTCTACGCTCCAGAGGGACACGCGGATGCTCTAATCCTCAACGAACCCAAGAACCTCCAGCCGAGAACGATAAAGCCCTTTGAGAGGGTTGAACTCGACACCCTTAGAATCACCGCCCTAAAGCTCAACCATCAGGTTGAGACCCTCGGCTACCTCATCGAGGAGGACGGAAAGAGCGTTGCAATACTCTACGATACTAAGGGCCTCCCGAAGGAGACGTGGGAGTTCCTCAGGGAGAAGGCCCCACTCAGACTGGCGATAGTTGACGCGACCTATCCGCCGGGCTTTAATGACCCCTACCACAACAACGTTGACGAAGCGGCTGAGATAGGGCTTAAGCTCGCCGAGAGAACCGTCCTCAGCCACATCTCCCACAAAAACCTGCCCTTCCTTGAGCTGACCGAGTACGTAAGGAAGAGGTGGAGGAACAAAGTCCTCGTCGCCTACGACGGGATGGTGTTCTACGTCTAA
- a CDS encoding nitroreductase family protein: protein MRVLELAKRRKTVRRFLSERPPKEDLMKAIKAAKEAPSGMNAQPWKFVIIDDEWLKGKIREFCESEEEKFYSRTKGDLMAWLNAKGFKPEKPFLSEAPYLILVFGHTRAPYWLQSTWIAVGYLLLALEELGLGTVTYTPPNPKPVEELLKAPPEYKLQTILPVGYPADPKPKYERRKLEEVVSFNGF, encoded by the coding sequence ATGCGCGTTCTTGAGCTGGCGAAGAGGAGGAAGACAGTGAGGCGGTTTCTCTCCGAGAGGCCCCCGAAGGAAGATTTGATGAAGGCCATCAAAGCCGCTAAGGAAGCACCGAGCGGCATGAACGCCCAGCCATGGAAGTTCGTAATCATCGACGACGAGTGGCTGAAGGGGAAGATAAGGGAGTTCTGCGAGAGCGAGGAGGAAAAGTTTTATTCCAGAACCAAAGGCGACCTGATGGCCTGGCTGAACGCGAAGGGGTTCAAGCCGGAGAAGCCCTTCCTGAGCGAGGCCCCCTACCTGATCCTCGTCTTCGGACACACCAGAGCCCCCTACTGGCTCCAGTCAACGTGGATAGCGGTCGGATACCTTCTCCTTGCGCTCGAAGAGCTCGGCCTCGGAACGGTAACTTACACCCCTCCGAATCCGAAACCGGTCGAAGAGCTCCTAAAGGCCCCTCCCGAATACAAGCTCCAGACGATACTGCCCGTCGGTTACCCCGCAGACCCGAAGCCGAAGTACGAGAGGAGAAAGCTGGAAGAGGTTGTGTCCTTCAACGGCTTCTGA
- a CDS encoding dual specificity protein phosphatase family protein: MWRPARFVDDNVAFSRMPARSEIGEVAVTFDAVVVLVEEFELLYSLSEWQRRGVEVLHSPVRDFSAPDLGQLLEILRWIEARVAEGKKVLIHCMGGLGRSGTVAVAWLMYSKGLPLREALRRVRSLRPGAVEVEEQMGVLKELERLLRSR, from the coding sequence ATGTGGCGCCCGGCCAGATTCGTCGACGATAACGTTGCATTCTCGCGGATGCCGGCGAGGAGTGAGATAGGCGAAGTTGCCGTAACCTTCGATGCGGTGGTGGTTCTCGTTGAGGAGTTTGAGCTCCTCTACAGCCTAAGCGAATGGCAAAGACGGGGCGTTGAGGTTCTCCACAGTCCCGTTCGGGATTTCTCGGCCCCTGACCTGGGGCAACTCCTCGAAATCCTCCGCTGGATTGAGGCGAGGGTTGCGGAGGGCAAAAAGGTCCTGATCCACTGCATGGGAGGCCTCGGGAGGAGTGGGACGGTTGCCGTTGCATGGCTCATGTACTCGAAGGGCCTCCCCCTGCGCGAGGCCCTGAGAAGGGTCCGCTCCCTGAGGCCCGGTGCGGTTGAGGTGGAGGAGCAGATGGGAGTTTTAAAAGAACTTGAAAGGCTCCTCAGAAGCCGTTGA
- a CDS encoding carbon-nitrogen hydrolase family protein → MKVALIPMKVEAGNFEANWREFKKRFKEALEHDPDFVVFPEYCLTGFEEWDFSGAELYGEIVARVSGLAREAGVYVVFGLLEPYKNCTYNSALLIGRNGEVLLRHRKFQEPYKFCTGNTVRTAWTEFGKAAIIICGDLYNKKIAKWIKHKKPDFIFVPMEYSPDYGEPNEEDVKAMAGRIKLLRAKTFVVNSYPPGGAWVFSSDGKLVASSDGDGTLVVEVQTKGLKFPSQSSDRW, encoded by the coding sequence ATGAAGGTGGCTCTAATCCCGATGAAGGTTGAGGCTGGAAACTTCGAGGCCAACTGGCGGGAGTTTAAAAAGCGCTTTAAGGAGGCCCTGGAGCACGACCCTGACTTCGTCGTCTTCCCGGAGTACTGTTTAACTGGCTTTGAGGAGTGGGACTTCAGCGGGGCGGAGCTTTACGGCGAGATCGTTGCTCGGGTGAGCGGGCTTGCCAGGGAGGCGGGCGTTTACGTCGTCTTCGGTCTTCTCGAACCCTACAAAAACTGTACCTACAACTCCGCCCTCCTGATCGGCCGGAACGGCGAGGTTCTGCTGAGGCACCGCAAGTTTCAAGAACCCTACAAGTTCTGCACAGGGAACACGGTGAGAACAGCGTGGACGGAGTTTGGAAAGGCCGCGATAATCATCTGTGGCGACCTCTATAACAAGAAGATAGCGAAGTGGATTAAGCACAAAAAGCCGGACTTCATCTTCGTGCCGATGGAGTACTCGCCGGACTACGGCGAGCCGAACGAGGAGGATGTGAAGGCAATGGCCGGGAGGATTAAGCTCCTCAGAGCCAAGACCTTCGTCGTAAACAGCTACCCGCCGGGCGGGGCTTGGGTTTTCAGTTCCGATGGAAAGCTCGTGGCATCGTCAGATGGGGATGGGACGCTGGTTGTGGAAGTTCAGACCAAAGGTCTTAAGTTCCCATCGCAAAGCTCAGACCGGTGGTAG
- a CDS encoding ArsR family transcriptional regulator, which yields MPDEDLAREVQELRKALEELRESFAVVSQMAQAYLRLINLYAQYGVLGIEVAVPEIKHDPISREIVRILFDLKRANVSQIARELKGRRGKASRNTVRAKLKELIDLGIVVEVPGERGKVYALSREVVKKWLEMIGMPIRFDQTNDY from the coding sequence ATGCCCGATGAAGACCTTGCCAGGGAAGTTCAGGAGCTCAGGAAGGCACTTGAGGAGCTCAGGGAGAGCTTCGCAGTGGTCTCCCAGATGGCACAGGCCTATCTGAGGCTCATCAACCTCTACGCCCAGTACGGCGTGCTTGGCATAGAAGTTGCCGTCCCTGAGATAAAGCATGACCCCATATCGCGTGAAATCGTCCGGATTCTCTTCGACCTGAAGAGGGCGAACGTGAGCCAGATAGCGCGGGAGCTGAAGGGCAGGCGCGGAAAGGCCTCGCGGAATACTGTTAGGGCCAAATTAAAGGAGCTGATTGATTTAGGTATCGTTGTCGAGGTTCCCGGTGAGAGGGGAAAGGTCTATGCACTCTCCCGCGAAGTGGTCAAAAAGTGGCTCGAAATGATCGGAATGCCGATTAGGTTTGACCAGACTAACGATTATTGA
- a CDS encoding class I SAM-dependent methyltransferase, which yields MAKWAKGLVLDVGCGTGNILRFLDPEKYIGVEPSVGMREKFREKHGFEPLDGHFLRIPLTDESVDTVITTYAFHHVPDGEKTDAIKEMLRVLKSGGGLS from the coding sequence GTGGCCAAGTGGGCTAAAGGACTTGTTCTTGACGTCGGTTGCGGAACCGGAAACATCCTGCGCTTTCTCGACCCTGAGAAGTACATTGGCGTCGAGCCTTCAGTCGGAATGCGTGAGAAGTTCAGGGAGAAGCACGGCTTCGAGCCCCTCGACGGGCACTTCTTAAGGATTCCCCTCACGGACGAAAGTGTGGACACTGTGATAACGACCTACGCCTTCCACCATGTTCCCGATGGGGAAAAGACGGACGCGATAAAGGAGATGCTCCGCGTTCTTAAGTCCGGCGGGGGTTTATCATAG
- a CDS encoding GNAT family N-acetyltransferase — protein MEPIIRKARPEDRPFIEEIARLTWGGDDYLARVFDEWLGDNFYVLELDGKVIGTAKLTLLPGKVGWLEGLRVHPDYRGRGYGRKLHGFMLELGKKLAREEKIEALEFATYFLNRESIAMAERTGFHIKARFFVFGAKTEEFEPEKPERVELALEDLTLGLIPVGWHFVRRSEEALDWIRENAELYNINGFHFLVPKKGTTFTPLDIGLATLKAMLPAMMWVAKGMGKEEFDVMLPSGVKPLLPGLKRLGLFLWDETKEPNVLVFRKKLV, from the coding sequence ATGGAGCCAATAATCAGGAAAGCCAGACCTGAGGACAGACCCTTCATCGAGGAGATAGCAAGACTGACGTGGGGAGGAGACGACTACCTGGCGAGGGTCTTCGACGAGTGGCTCGGAGACAACTTCTACGTGCTTGAGCTTGATGGCAAAGTCATCGGAACGGCAAAGCTCACGCTTTTGCCTGGAAAAGTCGGTTGGCTCGAAGGCCTCAGGGTTCATCCGGACTACAGGGGCAGGGGCTACGGGAGGAAGCTCCACGGCTTTATGCTGGAGCTCGGTAAGAAGCTCGCCCGTGAGGAGAAGATAGAAGCTTTGGAGTTCGCAACATACTTCCTCAACCGCGAGAGCATAGCAATGGCAGAAAGAACAGGCTTTCACATCAAGGCCAGGTTCTTTGTCTTCGGGGCTAAAACTGAAGAGTTTGAGCCTGAGAAGCCGGAGCGAGTAGAGTTAGCACTTGAAGACCTAACCCTGGGTCTAATTCCCGTCGGCTGGCACTTTGTGAGGAGGAGTGAAGAAGCCCTGGACTGGATTAGAGAAAACGCGGAGCTCTACAACATCAACGGCTTCCATTTCTTGGTTCCCAAGAAGGGAACGACCTTCACGCCCCTCGACATCGGCCTGGCAACACTAAAGGCCATGCTCCCGGCAATGATGTGGGTTGCAAAGGGAATGGGCAAAGAAGAGTTCGACGTCATGCTCCCGAGCGGGGTTAAACCCCTCCTGCCAGGGCTTAAGAGACTCGGCCTCTTCCTCTGGGACGAGACCAAAGAGCCAAACGTTTTGGTTTTCAGGAAAAAGCTGGTTTGA
- a CDS encoding CGP-CTERM sorting domain-containing protein, producing MYRAITVLLVFLLLVPAVAWGLEVRYTVKGGVADTFNPFSMTYAGNKILVTGTYTRYSANKAETLLAVIETTPDGRNFNGKLLSFSLNGSQLNLYPPGGNSFVIGSDDGYYILTATNGGNLLVVKTDKELNVRWGEELELIKEGNYGGHRDIIPQNAVLDDGNLYIVAITKMLGSSGAKNTVILKVSPEGNVLWVKVLTIGNLGLIPSDMVIVGDKIYLIGTSARTVFGGARLILVELLTNGTLLGAFSYTTSEMLSAKEIISTGDGFYVLGLFQENDRRYPAILKLDEDGNVIWAKRVNLAGMVSNWLVTADGSLYLSGVGSGRWGAGEMDKNVMVLKLDPAGNVLRGVAYRLNSLSGLKLLGLGFDSGIYGAVRFYGQRSIVVFSLQADMNEPCWDEIKAKTVTLNVESSRVQEKNLLVYIPKTRVYRGVELEISQANLSAEVLCPSGETSSPTETTASSASSETTSTSSETPVKTEKPVKTSTEEKKPSSASNSKSGGICGPGIVLGLALLPAFIRRR from the coding sequence ATGTACCGGGCAATCACTGTCCTTCTGGTATTCCTTCTCCTAGTGCCCGCGGTAGCGTGGGGTCTTGAAGTGAGGTACACGGTAAAGGGTGGCGTCGCGGATACCTTTAACCCATTTTCAATGACCTACGCGGGCAACAAAATCCTCGTGACCGGAACCTACACCAGATACTCAGCGAACAAGGCCGAGACGCTCTTGGCGGTGATAGAGACCACGCCTGATGGGAGAAATTTCAATGGAAAACTGCTTTCCTTCAGTCTGAACGGCTCGCAACTCAACCTCTATCCCCCCGGGGGAAACTCCTTTGTAATAGGCTCAGACGACGGTTATTACATTCTAACGGCAACAAACGGGGGCAACCTGCTGGTGGTCAAAACCGATAAGGAGCTAAACGTCCGCTGGGGAGAAGAGCTGGAGCTTATTAAGGAAGGTAATTACGGGGGACACAGGGATATTATCCCTCAAAATGCTGTCCTCGATGACGGCAATCTTTACATAGTGGCCATCACAAAGATGCTGGGAAGCTCCGGGGCAAAAAACACCGTCATTCTCAAGGTGTCGCCGGAGGGAAATGTCCTCTGGGTTAAGGTCCTTACCATTGGCAACCTCGGCCTAATTCCCTCCGACATGGTCATCGTTGGGGACAAGATTTACCTCATCGGAACGAGTGCCCGTACAGTTTTCGGAGGTGCAAGGCTAATCCTGGTAGAACTCCTCACCAACGGAACTTTGCTCGGTGCCTTCAGCTACACCACCAGCGAAATGCTTTCCGCCAAGGAGATAATCTCCACTGGTGATGGATTCTACGTACTTGGCCTTTTCCAGGAAAATGATAGGAGATACCCCGCTATTCTAAAGCTCGATGAGGATGGAAACGTGATCTGGGCTAAAAGAGTAAACCTGGCCGGCATGGTATCCAACTGGCTCGTGACGGCCGATGGTAGTCTTTACCTCTCAGGCGTTGGCTCTGGGAGGTGGGGAGCTGGAGAGATGGACAAGAACGTTATGGTGCTTAAGCTGGACCCCGCAGGCAACGTACTTCGGGGTGTGGCGTACAGGCTCAACTCTTTAAGCGGTTTGAAGCTCTTGGGTCTCGGGTTTGACAGTGGAATCTACGGCGCGGTACGGTTTTACGGTCAGAGGAGCATCGTCGTATTTTCCCTTCAGGCGGATATGAACGAACCCTGCTGGGACGAGATTAAGGCTAAAACTGTGACCCTTAACGTAGAGAGTAGCAGAGTTCAGGAGAAGAACCTTCTGGTTTACATCCCAAAGACCAGGGTATACAGGGGAGTTGAACTGGAAATATCTCAAGCCAACCTTTCGGCAGAGGTTCTCTGTCCAAGTGGAGAAACCTCGTCTCCAACGGAAACGACAGCAAGTTCTGCTTCATCAGAGACCACATCGACATCTTCGGAAACACCGGTAAAAACAGAAAAACCAGTGAAAACATCCACAGAGGAAAAGAAACCCTCTTCTGCTTCAAACTCTAAGTCCGGTGGCATATGTGGCCCGGGGATAGTTCTGGGATTAGCGCTTCTGCCCGCTTTTATAAGGAGGCGCTGA
- a CDS encoding GNAT family N-acetyltransferase, whose amino-acid sequence MLGFVTLKPLNEKALEILWMAIRRELRGKGIETKLIRFVENWALKEGFEVLVVKTSGDLSYKPYDATRRLYGRRGFVRVALIDPYPEWGEPALIYAKCLKRK is encoded by the coding sequence ATTCTCGGCTTTGTAACGCTCAAACCGCTCAACGAAAAAGCCCTCGAGATTCTCTGGATGGCCATTAGGCGGGAGCTGAGAGGCAAGGGAATAGAGACGAAACTGATCCGCTTCGTGGAAAACTGGGCGCTAAAGGAGGGCTTTGAGGTTCTCGTCGTCAAGACCTCTGGCGATTTAAGCTACAAACCCTACGACGCGACGAGACGCCTCTACGGGCGGAGGGGTTTCGTCAGGGTAGCGCTGATTGACCCTTATCCCGAATGGGGCGAGCCGGCACTGATTTACGCCAAGTGCTTGAAAAGGAAGTAG